A genome region from Bacteroidota bacterium includes the following:
- a CDS encoding T9SS type A sorting domain-containing protein, translating into MKLRTSILFFAACLCLSSRAFGQSGPDQQQTTPAAPQGDSTSGWKIVYTYPYLPAGYTLGGLQFPSKDTGYVFGWNGANAVLLRSTDQGLTWDSLPTPLPGDIVFVSSLVGYACAHDPNDKTVWKTIDGGMSWQSFNRASVASGPMTFACVDTGVVFGFAKNVRTSDGGKTWNEVNAAIGLAPNAGCFGDKLTGYAVGAMTPYPEHFDWPDAGYCEKSTDGGLTWKQVYTGISHEIWCCKAIGTDLIFVGGNAFVARSTDGGANWGDLNQSIGLAEAISFSSIQHGIVVGTDGNSHGMILMTNDTGRTWQPSYLPNAPALFGIACLNDSVALICGDGIIYRTTTGGLPSGVQQPPTIDLGVQVYPNPTPGASTIQYTLPSATSVSFRFTDARGVIVSITAPQLQDAGMHTQMFDGSQLPNGVYYFTLSTTQGIATGSITVQR; encoded by the coding sequence ATGAAACTACGAACGAGCATTTTGTTCTTTGCCGCGTGTCTGTGTTTGAGCAGCCGTGCATTCGGCCAATCGGGGCCGGACCAACAACAGACGACTCCGGCCGCACCTCAAGGCGATAGCACGAGCGGGTGGAAGATCGTCTATACCTACCCATACCTTCCGGCAGGATATACTCTCGGTGGCCTTCAGTTTCCATCGAAAGATACCGGATATGTCTTCGGCTGGAACGGGGCGAACGCCGTTCTTCTCAGAAGCACGGACCAAGGGTTGACGTGGGATAGTCTACCCACGCCATTACCCGGCGACATCGTGTTTGTTAGTTCGCTCGTAGGCTATGCTTGCGCTCACGACCCAAACGACAAGACCGTTTGGAAAACGATAGACGGCGGCATGAGTTGGCAATCGTTCAATCGCGCTTCAGTTGCTTCCGGCCCAATGACATTCGCATGTGTCGATACAGGAGTAGTGTTTGGGTTTGCGAAGAATGTCCGTACGTCTGACGGCGGCAAGACATGGAATGAGGTGAATGCAGCTATCGGGCTTGCACCGAATGCAGGATGCTTCGGGGATAAGCTAACTGGGTATGCCGTCGGAGCAATGACACCGTACCCCGAGCATTTCGACTGGCCGGATGCGGGGTACTGTGAAAAGTCAACCGATGGAGGGCTCACATGGAAACAAGTGTATACAGGTATTTCCCACGAAATTTGGTGTTGCAAGGCAATCGGCACAGATCTAATTTTCGTGGGAGGGAATGCTTTTGTTGCTCGATCCACAGATGGCGGAGCAAACTGGGGGGATCTCAACCAATCGATCGGCCTAGCAGAAGCCATATCCTTCTCCAGTATTCAACACGGGATTGTAGTTGGAACTGATGGCAACAGCCATGGGATGATTCTTATGACCAATGACACCGGGCGGACATGGCAACCGTCTTACCTACCGAACGCTCCTGCACTATTTGGTATAGCATGTCTAAATGACAGTGTTGCTCTCATTTGTGGAGATGGTATTATCTACCGAACGACCACAGGTGGGCTCCCTTCTGGCGTTCAACAACCGCCGACGATCGATCTGGGTGTGCAGGTCTATCCAAATCCCACCCCCGGAGCCTCTACGATCCAGTACACACTGCCATCGGCGACATCGGTGTCATTCCGATTCACCGATGCGCGAGGGGTCATCGTCTCCATTACCGCTCCACAACTACAGGATGCCGGGATGCACACACAGATGTTCGACGGTTCACAACTTCCTAACGGCGTCTACTACTTTACCCTGTCCACCACACAGGGTATAGCCACTGGTTCGATCACGGTCCAACGATAA